Proteins from one Deltaproteobacteria bacterium genomic window:
- a CDS encoding RDD family protein, which translates to MRTDALHQVETSEFVIFEFELAGLATRAAAWMIDAMVIGLLVGSIWFALAIASIVGGGVAVALAFVLSFLVQWGYFTILEWAWKGQTLGKKAVGLRVLTDRGLRPAFYQVLLRNLLRIIDSMPMTYLVGGLSAFASRSHQRLGDLVAGTIVVKERKRPLPSAILPEHERYNSFLEDRAAAEAARRLVPAALREVMISLSLRREEIETDARLLLFDRVALALVDAGVPRPRALSAERFVVGATAAILQGESGPRGKERRAHKRVPLGRGVG; encoded by the coding sequence ATGCGCACCGACGCCCTGCATCAGGTGGAGACCAGCGAGTTCGTGATCTTCGAGTTCGAGCTGGCCGGCCTGGCCACGCGGGCGGCCGCCTGGATGATCGACGCCATGGTGATCGGCCTCCTGGTCGGCTCGATCTGGTTCGCCCTGGCCATCGCCTCGATCGTCGGCGGGGGCGTCGCCGTCGCCCTGGCCTTCGTCCTCTCCTTCCTCGTGCAGTGGGGCTACTTCACGATCCTGGAGTGGGCCTGGAAGGGGCAGACCCTGGGGAAGAAGGCCGTGGGCCTGCGGGTGCTCACCGATCGGGGCCTGCGGCCGGCCTTCTACCAGGTGCTGCTGCGCAACCTGCTGCGGATCATCGACTCGATGCCGATGACCTATCTGGTGGGCGGCCTCTCCGCCTTCGCCTCCCGGAGCCACCAGCGCCTGGGGGATCTGGTGGCCGGCACCATCGTCGTGAAGGAGCGCAAGCGCCCCCTGCCCTCGGCGATCCTGCCCGAGCACGAGCGCTACAACTCCTTCCTGGAGGATCGGGCCGCCGCCGAGGCCGCCCGGCGCCTGGTCCCCGCGGCCCTGCGCGAGGTGATGATCTCCCTCTCCCTGCGCCGGGAGGAGATCGAGACCGACGCCCGCCTGCTCCTCTTCGACCGGGTCGCCCTGGCCCTGGTCGACGCCGGGGTGCCCCGCCCCCGGGCCCTCTCCGCCGAGCGCTTCGTGGTCGGGGCCACCGCGGCGATCCTCCAGGGGGAGAGCGGGCCGCGCGGCAAGGAGCGCCGCGCCCACAAGAGAGTCCCGCTCGGGCGGGGAGTCGGATAG
- a CDS encoding class I SAM-dependent methyltransferase, with the protein MSGSPAMLEEALARADAARAGLRDDEGLEVYRLFHGYSEGVPGLEIDRYGDAAILTGKGASEAELAAAGAWLRGLGRFELIVLRERGRPVSVLHGTMPGEPLVVREAGLRYAIEPWAAGNPGLYLDARPARRWLQSSSEGRRVLNLFSFAGSLGVAALAGGAASVTHVDSQRRALERCAANHALNAQRSDARDRVREDVPRFLRRAARGERRFGGVILDPPPGPEDGAQRDALTPLALAGPCAALVERGGWILVFFHHDPRSWDELEEAFAASAKRPLEVLWRGRSGSDFPEAEEKRTLRLSAFRLS; encoded by the coding sequence GTGAGCGGGTCTCCGGCCATGCTCGAGGAGGCCCTCGCCCGCGCCGACGCGGCGCGCGCCGGGCTGCGCGACGACGAGGGGCTGGAGGTCTACCGGCTCTTCCACGGCTACAGCGAGGGCGTGCCTGGCCTCGAGATCGATCGCTACGGCGACGCGGCGATCCTCACCGGCAAGGGCGCGAGCGAGGCCGAGCTCGCGGCGGCCGGCGCGTGGCTGAGGGGGCTCGGGCGCTTCGAGCTCATCGTGCTGCGGGAGCGGGGCCGGCCGGTGAGCGTGCTGCACGGGACGATGCCCGGGGAGCCGCTCGTCGTTCGCGAGGCGGGGCTGCGCTACGCGATCGAGCCCTGGGCCGCGGGCAACCCGGGCCTCTACCTCGACGCCCGGCCGGCGCGGCGCTGGCTGCAGTCGAGCTCGGAAGGCCGGCGGGTGCTCAACCTTTTCTCCTTCGCCGGCAGCCTGGGCGTGGCGGCCCTGGCCGGGGGGGCGGCCTCGGTGACCCACGTGGACTCGCAGCGGCGCGCCCTCGAGCGCTGCGCCGCCAACCACGCGCTCAACGCGCAGCGCAGCGACGCCCGGGACCGCGTCCGCGAGGACGTCCCCCGCTTCCTGCGGAGGGCGGCGCGAGGCGAGCGCCGCTTCGGCGGGGTGATCCTCGATCCCCCACCGGGCCCCGAGGACGGGGCGCAGCGCGACGCGCTGACCCCCCTCGCGCTGGCCGGACCCTGCGCCGCCCTCGTGGAGCGCGGGGGGTGGATCCTGGTCTTCTTCCACCACGACCCGCGCAGCTGGGACGAGCTCGAGGAGGCCTTCGCGGCGAGCGCAAAGCGCCCGCTCGAGGTCCTCTGGCGCGGCCGGAGCGGCAGCGACTTCCCCGAGGCCGAGGAGAAGCGCACCCTGCGCCTGAGCGCCTTCCGGCTCTCCTAG
- a CDS encoding rhodanese-like domain-containing protein, which yields MTRVGESASGRIVGTLLLLALASCGPPPEGGDGGTPDASVTIPEGPISGADLQQRIEAGLAPFILDVRTPSEYAGGHVPGALNLPHDTLASRLGEVPASPGEELVVYCHGGSRASAAETVLVDAGYLHVRLLEGHWSAWSQDGRPTE from the coding sequence ATGACGCGCGTGGGAGAGTCGGCCTCGGGTCGGATCGTCGGGACGCTCTTGCTGCTCGCCCTGGCGAGCTGTGGTCCGCCGCCGGAGGGAGGGGACGGCGGCACGCCGGACGCTTCGGTCACCATCCCCGAGGGGCCGATCAGCGGGGCCGATCTGCAGCAGCGGATCGAGGCGGGCCTGGCGCCCTTCATCCTCGATGTCCGCACGCCCTCCGAGTACGCCGGCGGGCACGTGCCCGGCGCCTTGAACCTCCCCCACGACACGCTGGCGAGCCGGCTGGGCGAGGTGCCCGCCAGCCCGGGGGAGGAGCTGGTCGTCTACTGCCACGGGGGCAGCCGGGCGAGCGCCGCCGAGACCGTCCTCGTCGACGCGGGCTACCTCCACGTCCGGCTCCTCGAGGGCCACTGGAGCGCCTGGAGCCAGGACGGCCGGCCGACCGAGTGA
- a CDS encoding MMPL family transporter: MIARLLANLASRHAGKMVLLSALLTGLMAWAATGLRIHTSLTELLPEKAREVQDVHVVNEEVGGIGYLVAVIKGEDAEVVGDFANRFVEAVGKLPDVRYVEHHYDPEFFKQRALMLLTPAEIDELDAAVAARIAKEKRDANPLIVNLLDEEDEEEVPTLEELQKKYEARAPTRERLTSDEGRTAYVMIKPEGLAGDLAFGQVFVPKVRAMAAEMGAATGGFDGSVAKDAEAKVWVGLTGNYAIRVEENQVILRDLQMAAVMALLLSVGLVVVWTRRIRALLLVGLPLLAGVLWTGGIVALTVGEINIITGFLVAILFGLGVDFGIHLFMRFMEERRTGAEVEDALLRAIEVTGRATATGAATTAAAFYGLSFADFEGFSQFGQVAAVGVLIAFLATYLTAPPLYVYLDRLKSMIRPHRVKEDKPAFSNRAPGLVAGTVIVAVLGFAVFSVFSIRHIGFVTDFRKLQGTLPATVLLDEATEALGRTLAPAIIMTRGVENARKISEELHAMRDAQSAEGVVGLVLTLNDVVPPDQDARLARLKVLRETLSDPAVGTLPDEDRKKVEKAIALTNPPKWGVDDLPQYVRNRFLSPDGQEVMCLAAPVKPPLHISVLFAWADALTELRERVGDIPIWTADENLIAAKVFRLMRDDGPRVLLAAILAVFFLLFIDLRSPFRALLVLGPLLLGVLCIAGGMRLFGVDLNFLNGVMIPSIVGIGIDNAVHVYHRYRDEGRGSIGRLVRNTGSAAFLATTTTAIGFGTLVLAHHGGLRSAGELALIGMGACFIGTTVFFPALLWVMERTPFGPPEAPTPEAPEQPED; the protein is encoded by the coding sequence GTGATCGCCCGACTCCTGGCAAACCTGGCCTCGCGCCACGCAGGCAAGATGGTCCTCCTCTCGGCCCTCCTCACGGGGCTGATGGCCTGGGCCGCGACCGGGCTGCGGATCCACACCTCGCTGACCGAGCTCCTCCCGGAGAAGGCGCGCGAGGTGCAGGACGTCCACGTGGTGAACGAGGAGGTGGGGGGCATCGGCTACCTCGTGGCGGTGATCAAGGGTGAGGACGCCGAGGTGGTCGGCGACTTCGCCAACCGCTTCGTCGAGGCCGTCGGGAAGCTCCCGGACGTCCGCTACGTCGAGCACCACTACGACCCGGAGTTCTTCAAGCAGCGCGCGCTGATGTTGCTGACCCCCGCGGAGATCGACGAGCTCGACGCGGCGGTGGCCGCCCGCATCGCGAAGGAGAAGCGGGACGCGAACCCCCTCATCGTGAACCTCCTGGACGAGGAGGACGAGGAGGAGGTCCCCACCCTCGAGGAGCTGCAGAAGAAGTACGAGGCCCGGGCCCCCACCCGCGAGCGCCTGACCTCGGACGAGGGGCGCACCGCCTACGTCATGATCAAGCCCGAGGGCCTCGCCGGCGATCTCGCCTTCGGCCAGGTCTTCGTGCCGAAGGTCCGGGCCATGGCCGCCGAGATGGGCGCCGCCACCGGCGGCTTCGACGGCAGCGTGGCGAAGGACGCCGAGGCGAAGGTCTGGGTCGGCCTCACCGGCAACTACGCCATCCGGGTGGAGGAGAACCAGGTCATCCTCCGGGACCTGCAGATGGCCGCCGTGATGGCCCTCCTCCTCTCGGTGGGGCTGGTCGTCGTCTGGACCCGGCGGATCCGGGCGCTGCTCCTGGTGGGCCTGCCCCTCCTGGCCGGCGTGCTCTGGACCGGCGGGATCGTGGCCCTCACGGTCGGTGAGATCAACATCATCACCGGCTTCCTCGTCGCCATCCTCTTCGGCCTCGGCGTCGACTTCGGCATCCACCTCTTCATGCGCTTCATGGAGGAGCGCCGCACCGGCGCCGAGGTGGAGGACGCCCTCCTGCGGGCCATCGAGGTCACCGGGCGGGCCACCGCCACCGGCGCGGCCACCACCGCCGCCGCCTTCTACGGCCTCTCCTTCGCCGACTTCGAGGGCTTCTCCCAGTTCGGCCAGGTCGCCGCCGTCGGCGTGCTGATCGCCTTCCTCGCCACCTACCTCACGGCCCCGCCCCTCTACGTCTACCTCGACCGCCTCAAGTCCATGATCCGGCCCCACCGGGTCAAGGAGGACAAGCCCGCCTTCTCCAACCGGGCGCCCGGGCTGGTCGCCGGCACCGTGATCGTCGCCGTGCTCGGCTTCGCCGTCTTCTCGGTCTTCTCGATCCGGCACATCGGCTTCGTCACCGACTTCCGCAAGCTGCAGGGCACCCTGCCGGCCACCGTCCTCCTGGACGAGGCCACCGAGGCCCTCGGCCGCACCCTCGCCCCGGCGATCATCATGACCCGGGGGGTGGAGAACGCCCGGAAGATCTCGGAAGAGCTCCACGCCATGCGCGACGCCCAGAGCGCCGAGGGGGTGGTGGGGCTGGTGCTCACCCTCAACGACGTGGTGCCGCCGGATCAGGACGCCCGCCTCGCGCGGCTGAAGGTGCTGCGGGAGACCCTGAGCGATCCCGCCGTCGGCACCCTGCCCGACGAGGACCGCAAGAAGGTCGAGAAGGCCATCGCGCTGACCAACCCCCCGAAGTGGGGCGTGGACGACCTGCCCCAGTACGTGCGCAACCGCTTCCTCTCCCCGGACGGTCAGGAGGTCATGTGCCTGGCCGCGCCGGTGAAGCCACCCCTGCACATCTCGGTGCTCTTCGCCTGGGCCGACGCCCTCACGGAGCTGCGGGAGCGGGTGGGCGACATCCCCATCTGGACCGCCGACGAGAACCTCATCGCCGCCAAGGTCTTCCGCCTGATGCGGGACGACGGCCCCCGGGTGCTCCTCGCCGCCATCCTCGCGGTCTTCTTCCTCCTCTTCATCGACCTGCGCAGCCCCTTCCGGGCCCTGCTGGTCCTCGGCCCCCTCCTCCTGGGCGTGCTCTGCATCGCCGGCGGGATGCGGCTCTTCGGGGTGGACCTGAACTTCCTCAACGGCGTGATGATCCCCTCGATCGTCGGCATCGGCATCGACAACGCCGTGCACGTCTACCACCGCTACCGGGACGAGGGCCGGGGCAGCATCGGCCGCCTGGTGCGCAACACCGGCTCGGCGGCCTTCCTCGCCACCACCACCACCGCCATCGGCTTCGGCACCCTGGTGCTGGCCCACCACGGCGGCCTGCGCAGCGCCGGCGAGCTCGCCCTCATCGGGATGGGCGCCTGCTTCATCGGCACCACCGTCTTCTTCCCCGCCCTCCTCTGGGTCATGGAGCGCACCCCCTTCGGGCCGCCCGAGGCGCCCACCCCGGAGGCGCCGGAGCAGCCGGAGGACTAG
- a CDS encoding GNAT family N-acetyltransferase, which produces MAHEVEDAGGRRRLVEALAMAQVELLDTAERLPPESLSVFVDDPADPSGLLTIAWGAGPLGFSNEASLTAARITSLEELLGCLPRGHGTYRLTVPFWAAPAVSSLFKCELSGPVARYALLQGEPAPHPAAGQTEPLAPDDLDIVAFAFPRAVPEAPHRALILKDELVAVAITTHLAGGVARIGVHVGEEHRGRGFGGGVARALIADLRARDLAVTAEVALASEPAVRMAEGLGLSIIDARLAFHLAGQHPA; this is translated from the coding sequence TTGGCTCACGAGGTAGAGGACGCCGGGGGGCGCCGCCGCCTGGTCGAGGCCCTGGCGATGGCCCAGGTCGAGCTCCTCGACACCGCCGAGCGGCTGCCCCCCGAGTCCCTCTCGGTCTTCGTCGACGATCCCGCCGACCCCTCCGGCCTGCTCACCATCGCCTGGGGCGCCGGCCCCCTGGGCTTCTCGAACGAGGCGTCCCTCACCGCGGCCCGGATCACCTCCCTCGAGGAGCTGCTCGGCTGCCTGCCTCGCGGGCACGGCACGTACCGCCTCACCGTCCCCTTCTGGGCGGCGCCGGCGGTGAGCAGCCTCTTCAAGTGTGAGCTCTCGGGGCCGGTGGCCCGCTACGCCCTGCTGCAGGGCGAGCCCGCGCCCCACCCGGCCGCCGGGCAGACCGAGCCGCTCGCCCCCGACGATCTCGACATCGTCGCCTTCGCCTTTCCCCGGGCCGTCCCCGAGGCGCCCCACCGCGCGCTCATCCTCAAGGACGAGCTGGTGGCCGTCGCCATCACCACTCACCTGGCCGGCGGCGTCGCCCGGATCGGGGTGCACGTGGGAGAGGAGCACCGGGGCCGGGGCTTCGGCGGCGGCGTCGCCCGGGCGCTGATCGCCGACCTGCGGGCCCGGGACCTGGCGGTCACCGCCGAGGTCGCCCTGGCGAGCGAGCCCGCGGTGCGGATGGCGGAGGGTCTGGGCCTCAGCATCATCGACGCCCGCCTCGCCTTCCACCTCGCCGGCCAGCACCCCGCCTGA
- a CDS encoding stage II sporulation protein M gives MELTQFLEEGRGRWQALEMLLTEVDRRGVAKLDLSEAKDLGRLYRQASADLLWARSHGASAEVVDYLNDLVARAHGRIHPNPRPRLSAITRFLAVGYPRLVRQEWRAIALSTAFFLAGSAFGGIAMAVDPDAWIYLVPEQHQHLDPAQRVERDAGRKLDADEEAAFSAFLFTHNIQVTILVFAVGLAGGILTAVLLFFNGIGLGALGWLYWTRGHGLFFVAWIFPHGSLELSAVFIAGGAGFVLGRSILAPGRLGRRRALREAAQTAVLLVLGTAPVLVVAGLIEGTISQWHEPVIDLRVKVAFACAAFVLLWLYLLRAGRGVTPGEEGATSGAAA, from the coding sequence GTGGAGCTGACCCAATTTCTCGAGGAAGGCCGGGGACGCTGGCAGGCCCTGGAGATGCTGCTGACGGAGGTCGACCGTCGCGGGGTGGCCAAGCTCGACCTCTCGGAGGCGAAGGATCTCGGCCGCCTCTACCGGCAGGCCTCCGCCGACCTGCTCTGGGCCCGCAGCCACGGCGCGAGCGCCGAGGTCGTCGACTACCTGAACGACCTGGTCGCCCGGGCCCACGGCCGCATCCACCCCAACCCGCGGCCCCGCCTCTCGGCCATCACCCGCTTCCTGGCGGTGGGCTACCCCCGCCTGGTGCGGCAGGAGTGGCGGGCCATCGCGCTCTCGACGGCCTTCTTCCTGGCCGGCTCCGCCTTCGGCGGCATCGCGATGGCGGTGGATCCCGACGCGTGGATCTACCTGGTCCCCGAGCAGCACCAGCACCTCGATCCGGCCCAGCGGGTGGAGCGGGACGCCGGGCGCAAGCTCGACGCGGACGAGGAGGCGGCCTTCTCGGCCTTCCTCTTCACCCATAACATCCAGGTCACCATCCTGGTCTTCGCGGTGGGCCTGGCCGGCGGCATCCTCACGGCGGTGCTCCTCTTCTTCAACGGCATCGGGCTGGGGGCGCTGGGCTGGCTCTACTGGACCCGGGGGCACGGCTTGTTCTTCGTCGCCTGGATCTTCCCCCACGGCTCGCTGGAGCTCTCGGCGGTCTTCATCGCCGGCGGCGCGGGCTTCGTCCTGGGGCGCTCGATCCTGGCCCCGGGGAGGCTCGGGCGCCGGCGGGCGCTGCGGGAGGCCGCCCAGACGGCGGTGCTCCTGGTGCTGGGCACCGCCCCGGTGCTGGTGGTGGCCGGCCTGATCGAGGGGACGATCTCCCAGTGGCACGAGCCGGTGATCGACCTGCGGGTGAAGGTGGCCTTCGCCTGCGCCGCCTTCGTCCTGCTCTGGCTCTACCTGCTGCGCGCCGGGCGCGGCGTGACGCCCGGCGAGGAGGGCGCTACTTCCGGCGCGGCCGCCTAG
- a CDS encoding lysine 2,3-aminomutase, with product MKDQLNVPVSTPEQPFPYPITRPFIEPDWRRIPGYKNVSREEWERARWQRRNTIKTLDKLKEALGPLLPEGLGESIRRDQQERATMSILVPPHMLNHMDVTNLWECPVRRYMLPAYDDRHQEWPNHPRASRDSLHEQDMWVVEGLTHRYPTKVLAELLPTCPQYCGHCTRMDLVGNDVPQATKLRFEMKRDTRYEAMLDYLRETNSIRDVVVSGGDIANLPMAVLEPFLNKLLEIPHIQDVRLASKAVMALPQHFLQPEVLRGLERISLKARQEGVSLAMHTHVNHVSQVTPLMARVTESLLHMGFRDVRNQGVMLRGTNDDPKQLLDLCFRLLDDAKVMPYYFYMCDMIPNAEHWRISVAEAQQIQHDIMGYLPGFATPRLLCDVPYVGKRWVHQNESYDRVRGISYWTKNYRTGIELDDPKALDRRYEFFDPIYTLPEEGQAWWREALAKGGE from the coding sequence ATGAAAGACCAGCTCAACGTCCCCGTCTCGACCCCCGAGCAGCCCTTCCCCTACCCCATCACCCGCCCCTTCATCGAGCCCGACTGGCGGCGGATCCCCGGCTACAAGAACGTCAGCCGCGAGGAGTGGGAGCGCGCCCGCTGGCAGCGGCGCAACACCATCAAGACCCTCGACAAGCTCAAGGAGGCCCTCGGGCCCCTGCTCCCCGAGGGCCTCGGCGAGTCCATCCGGCGGGACCAGCAGGAGCGGGCGACGATGTCCATCCTCGTCCCGCCCCACATGCTCAACCACATGGACGTCACCAACCTCTGGGAGTGCCCGGTGCGCCGCTACATGCTGCCGGCCTACGACGACCGGCACCAGGAGTGGCCCAACCACCCCCGCGCCTCCCGGGACAGCCTCCACGAGCAGGACATGTGGGTGGTCGAGGGGCTGACCCACCGCTACCCGACCAAGGTGCTGGCCGAGCTGCTGCCCACCTGCCCCCAGTACTGCGGCCACTGCACGCGCATGGACCTGGTGGGCAACGACGTGCCGCAGGCCACGAAGCTGCGCTTCGAGATGAAGCGGGACACCCGCTACGAGGCGATGCTCGACTACCTGCGCGAGACCAACTCCATCCGCGACGTCGTGGTCTCCGGTGGTGACATCGCCAACCTGCCGATGGCGGTCCTCGAGCCCTTCCTGAACAAGCTGCTCGAGATCCCCCACATCCAGGACGTGCGCCTCGCCTCCAAGGCCGTCATGGCCCTGCCCCAGCACTTCCTCCAGCCCGAGGTGCTGCGCGGCCTCGAGCGCATCTCGCTGAAGGCCCGCCAGGAGGGCGTCAGCCTGGCGATGCACACCCACGTCAACCACGTCTCCCAGGTCACCCCCCTGATGGCCCGGGTCACCGAGAGCCTGCTCCACATGGGCTTCCGCGACGTGCGCAACCAGGGCGTGATGCTCCGGGGCACCAACGACGATCCGAAGCAGCTCCTCGACCTCTGCTTCCGGCTCCTCGATGACGCCAAGGTGATGCCCTACTACTTCTACATGTGCGACATGATCCCCAACGCCGAGCACTGGCGGATCTCGGTCGCCGAGGCCCAGCAGATCCAGCACGACATCATGGGCTACCTGCCGGGCTTCGCCACGCCGCGCCTCCTCTGCGACGTGCCCTACGTCGGCAAGCGCTGGGTGCACCAGAACGAGAGCTACGACCGGGTGCGGGGCATCTCCTACTGGACCAAGAACTACCGCACCGGCATCGAGCTCGACGACCCGAAGGCCCTCGACCGGCGCTACGAGTTCTTCGATCCGATCTACACCCTCCCCGAGGAGGGGCAGGCCTGGTGGCGCGAGGCGCTCGCCAAGGGCGGCGAGTAG
- the amt gene encoding ammonium transporter gives MEQVSFTVANLWMMIATALVFVMHLGFATLEAGLTRSKNTVNVLFKNTLIPALGLLTYAAVGFGLMYPGESFAGGIAGFGGFGLVVPEGGLEPAYNGNFTYWTDFLFQGMFAATAVTIVSGAVAERVKLGSFLVFAVIFLSIGYPVTGMWGWGGGFLATLETPFHDFAGSTLVHAVGGFAALAGALLVGPRKGKYAGGRINPVMGHSLPLATIGAFLLWLGWFGFNGGSVLSADAGAVSHVLVTTNLAAAAGIVAATLVSWRLSRKPDLSMVLNGLLAGLVAVTAGADTFSPADAVIVGALGGGLVVFGVLGLDRLRLDDPVGAISVHLLNGVWGTLAVGLFGTLASPAQVLSQLVGVLAVGAFAFGVAFAIFWVLRATVGLRVSEEEEVLGLDIGEHGMQAYDLSPGPHHGARPAAARAHLAAAPVLAPALDER, from the coding sequence ATGGAACAGGTCTCCTTCACCGTCGCCAACCTCTGGATGATGATCGCCACGGCCCTGGTCTTCGTGATGCACCTCGGCTTCGCCACCCTCGAGGCTGGCCTCACCCGCTCGAAGAACACCGTCAACGTGCTCTTCAAGAACACCCTGATCCCGGCCCTCGGCCTGCTCACCTACGCCGCGGTCGGGTTCGGGCTGATGTACCCGGGGGAGTCCTTCGCGGGCGGGATCGCCGGCTTCGGCGGCTTCGGGCTGGTGGTGCCCGAGGGGGGGCTCGAGCCGGCCTACAACGGCAACTTCACCTACTGGACCGACTTCCTCTTCCAGGGGATGTTCGCCGCCACCGCGGTGACCATCGTCTCCGGCGCGGTGGCCGAGCGGGTGAAGCTGGGGAGCTTCCTGGTCTTCGCCGTGATCTTCCTCTCGATCGGCTACCCCGTGACCGGGATGTGGGGCTGGGGCGGAGGCTTCCTGGCCACGCTCGAGACCCCCTTCCACGACTTCGCCGGCTCGACCCTGGTCCACGCGGTCGGCGGCTTCGCGGCCCTCGCCGGCGCCCTCCTGGTGGGGCCCCGCAAGGGCAAGTACGCGGGGGGGCGGATCAACCCGGTGATGGGGCACTCCCTGCCGCTGGCCACCATCGGCGCCTTCCTCCTCTGGCTGGGCTGGTTCGGCTTCAACGGCGGCTCGGTGCTCTCCGCCGACGCCGGCGCCGTCAGCCACGTGCTGGTCACCACCAACCTCGCCGCGGCGGCGGGGATCGTCGCCGCGACCCTCGTCTCCTGGCGCCTCTCCCGGAAGCCCGACCTCTCGATGGTGCTCAACGGTCTGCTGGCGGGCCTGGTCGCGGTCACCGCCGGCGCCGACACCTTCTCGCCGGCGGACGCCGTGATCGTGGGCGCCCTCGGCGGTGGCCTCGTGGTCTTCGGGGTCCTCGGCCTCGATCGCCTGCGGCTCGACGATCCGGTCGGCGCGATCTCGGTGCACCTCCTCAACGGCGTCTGGGGCACCCTGGCGGTCGGGCTCTTCGGGACCCTGGCCTCGCCCGCGCAGGTGCTCTCTCAGCTCGTCGGCGTGCTGGCCGTCGGGGCCTTCGCCTTCGGGGTCGCCTTCGCGATCTTCTGGGTGCTGCGCGCCACGGTGGGGCTGCGGGTGAGCGAGGAAGAGGAGGTGCTCGGCCTCGACATCGGTGAGCACGGGATGCAGGCCTACGATCTCTCGCCCGGCCCGCACCACGGGGCCCGGCCGGCGGCGGCCCGGGCGCACCTCGCCGCGGCCCCGGTGCTCGCTCCGGCGCTCGACGAGCGCTGA
- the nth gene encoding endonuclease III has protein sequence MAARKKPPLSTKAGFKQIAGVKRPDPDRVAAIDALLHEHYGWAECALHHETPFQLLIATILSAQCTDEVVNRVTPELFAAYPDAEALAQADTPDVERLVHSTGFYRNKAKNIIGAARMIHEELGGELPRELDAFVKIPGAARKTANVVLGTAFGLAQGVVVDTHVARLTRHWGFHDLKDAVKIEQVLMELLPRERWIAFSHEVIWHGRRVCDARKPKCEGCDFLPHCPEGRRRVPQD, from the coding sequence TTGGCGGCCCGCAAGAAGCCGCCCCTCTCGACGAAGGCCGGCTTCAAGCAGATCGCCGGGGTGAAGCGGCCCGATCCCGATCGGGTCGCCGCCATCGACGCGCTCCTCCACGAGCACTACGGCTGGGCGGAGTGCGCCCTCCACCACGAGACCCCCTTCCAGCTCCTCATCGCGACCATCCTCTCGGCCCAGTGCACCGACGAGGTGGTCAACCGCGTCACCCCGGAGCTCTTCGCCGCCTACCCCGACGCCGAGGCCCTCGCCCAGGCCGACACCCCCGACGTCGAGCGGCTGGTCCACTCGACCGGCTTCTACCGGAACAAGGCGAAGAACATCATCGGCGCCGCCCGGATGATCCACGAGGAGCTCGGCGGCGAGCTGCCCCGCGAGCTCGACGCCTTCGTGAAGATCCCCGGCGCCGCCCGCAAGACGGCCAACGTCGTGCTCGGCACCGCCTTCGGCCTGGCCCAGGGCGTGGTCGTCGACACCCACGTCGCCCGCCTCACCCGGCACTGGGGCTTCCACGACCTGAAGGACGCCGTGAAGATCGAGCAGGTGCTCATGGAGCTCCTGCCCCGCGAGCGCTGGATCGCGTTCTCCCACGAGGTGATCTGGCACGGCCGCCGGGTCTGCGACGCCCGCAAGCCGAAGTGCGAGGGCTGCGACTTCCTCCCCCACTGCCCGGAGGGGAGGCGGCGGGTCCCCCAGGACTAG